From Nicotiana tabacum cultivar K326 chromosome 20, ASM71507v2, whole genome shotgun sequence, one genomic window encodes:
- the LOC142174500 gene encoding uncharacterized protein LOC142174500: protein MDKAKSATKGRKKTMKDPVKESSIVSVTGEQTRRTFTKSNNLQWMDEEEKFGGLPVSLNEIDDFRHCINTYNLSDLGFKGSIFIWWNGRADEECIFKRLDRCLDNTEFQQIFPGLEVTHLSKIGSDHCPLLLKCDIKAAPVRKTFIFLNFWIKHESVKEVVKENCIIGVEQATYGDIFQKIASLEEVVLVHEAQFEVVPSQDNRERLQKVQADMIKYVAIEEEFWKQKSGMQWFKDGDRNTKFFHVHVNGRRKRLQLKRIQDSTGIWLEQEEEIAKEAVKSFKDQFTKNTIPLDFRILDHIPTLIDGEQNAELLKQPNKEEVKQAVFGLNGESA from the exons ATGGACAAAGCAAAATCTGCAACAAAAGGGAGGAAGAAGACTATGAAGGATCCAGTAAAGGAATCATCTATTGTTTCTGTAACTGGAGAACAAACAAGGAGGACATTCACAAAATCAAATAACCTGCAATGGATG GATGAAGAGGAGAAATTTGGGGGACTACCAGTTTCATTGAATGAGATTGATGACTTTAGGCATTGCATAAACACCTACAACCTCTCAGATTTGGGCTTCAAAGGGAGTATATTCATATGGTGGAATGGGAGAGCAGATGAAGAATGTATTTTTAAGAGACTTGATCGTTGCTTGGATAATACGGAATTTCAGCAAATATTTCCTGGATTGGAGGTTACTCATCTTTCAAAAATAGGATCAGACCACTGCCCATTGCTTTTAAAATGTGATATTAAAGCAGCACCAGTAAGGAAAACCTTCATATTTCTAAACTTTTGGATCAAGCATGAGTCCGTTAAAGAAGTGGTGAAAGAAAATTG CATTATTGGTGTGGAGCAAGCAACATATGGGGATATATTCCAAAAGATAGCAAGCTTAGAGGAGGTTGTTTTGGTTCATGAAGCTCAATTTGAGGTTGTCCCTTCTCAAGACAATAGAGAGAGGTTACAAAAGGTGCAGGCAGACATGATTAAATATGTTGCTATAGAAGAGGAGTTTTGGAAGCAAAAATCTGGAATGCAATGGTTCAAGGATGGAGATAGGAACACAAAATTCTTTCATGTACATGTCAATGGTCGAAGGAAAAGGCTTCAACTTAAAAGAATTCAAGACAGTACTGGTATATGGCTAGAACAAGAGGAGGAAATTGCAAAAGAGGCAGTGAAATCTTTCAAGGATCAATTTACTAAAAATACTATTCCTTTAGATTTTCGTATACTTGATCATATTCCTACATTGATAGATGGGGAGCAAAATGCAGAACTGTTGAAGCAGCCAAATAAAGAGGAGGTCAAGCAAGCAGTATTTGGTTTAAATGGTGAGAGTGCATGA